In Desulfovibrio sp. 86, the following proteins share a genomic window:
- a CDS encoding BCCT family transporter, giving the protein MSNTPEVQTSKFVYYVSLIFVLCVVGIGLMLPVQFGGFTGSVFTFLTKYMGWWYMLAVNFFVIFCIVLAFSRFGSLKMGKPDEKPEFSTMSWFAMLFGAGHGVGMVFYGVAEPLINYIVRPFGATDSAQAAEDALRASIIHWGLHPWAVYAVIAMCLAYFQFRKGAPGLFSSLFLPILGKDAARTPIGRIIDVAAVFATIAGVATSVGLAVMQVNSGLHFLFKLPENITVQLSLIVILGFFYTFCTATGLDKGIKLLANSNLTLCIVLSVGLLLLGPTLPIIETSMAVIGNYLSHFITDSFRVAPYGGSYRSWLDDWTLYYWAWWIAWGPFVGSFVARISRGRTIREFVAGVLIVPTLGGVVWFSIFGGTALHIQVTGIADIAQTVKDNIGVGVYLMYDYVPLGSIMSVLMMALLIIFVVTSASSSTYVLAMYTSDGMLNPPKSRMAVWGTLQAGLAFVLLLTGGIKALQTSSITAAAPFSIITVVACWCLWTALNKDFPKGVEVR; this is encoded by the coding sequence ATGAGCAATACCCCAGAAGTTCAAACAAGCAAATTCGTTTACTATGTATCACTGATTTTCGTTCTTTGCGTGGTCGGCATCGGCCTTATGCTCCCTGTACAATTCGGCGGTTTCACAGGAAGTGTTTTCACTTTTCTGACGAAGTACATGGGCTGGTGGTACATGCTCGCCGTGAACTTTTTCGTCATTTTTTGCATTGTTCTTGCCTTCAGCCGATTCGGCAGTCTCAAAATGGGCAAGCCCGATGAAAAACCCGAGTTTTCCACCATGAGCTGGTTCGCCATGCTTTTTGGGGCCGGCCACGGCGTTGGCATGGTCTTTTACGGCGTCGCGGAACCGCTCATCAACTACATAGTGCGTCCCTTTGGCGCCACTGATTCCGCCCAGGCCGCCGAAGACGCCCTGCGCGCCTCCATCATCCACTGGGGCCTGCACCCCTGGGCTGTGTACGCGGTCATAGCCATGTGCCTTGCGTACTTTCAGTTCAGAAAGGGCGCTCCGGGCCTGTTCAGCAGCCTCTTTCTGCCCATCCTTGGCAAGGACGCCGCCCGCACTCCCATTGGCCGCATCATTGACGTGGCGGCCGTGTTCGCCACCATTGCCGGTGTGGCCACATCGGTAGGGCTCGCCGTCATGCAGGTCAACAGCGGCCTGCACTTCCTCTTCAAACTGCCCGAAAACATTACCGTGCAGCTTTCTCTGATTGTGATTCTTGGATTTTTCTACACTTTTTGCACGGCCACAGGTCTGGACAAGGGCATCAAACTTCTCGCCAACTCCAACCTCACGCTGTGCATCGTTCTGTCCGTGGGACTTTTGCTCCTCGGGCCCACACTGCCCATCATTGAAACCAGCATGGCTGTCATCGGCAACTATCTCAGCCATTTCATCACCGACAGCTTCAGGGTGGCCCCCTACGGCGGCTCGTACCGCAGCTGGCTGGACGACTGGACCCTCTACTACTGGGCCTGGTGGATTGCCTGGGGCCCCTTTGTCGGCTCGTTTGTGGCCAGAATTTCGCGTGGCCGCACCATCAGGGAATTTGTCGCCGGCGTGCTCATCGTGCCCACCCTGGGCGGCGTGGTATGGTTCTCCATCTTCGGCGGCACAGCCCTGCACATACAGGTGACGGGCATTGCCGACATCGCGCAGACCGTCAAGGACAACATCGGCGTGGGCGTCTACCTGATGTACGACTATGTGCCGCTGGGCAGCATCATGTCCGTGCTGATGATGGCTCTGCTGATCATCTTCGTGGTGACTTCCGCCAGTTCGTCCACCTATGTGCTGGCCATGTACACCTCCGACGGCATGCTCAACCCGCCCAAGAGCCGCATGGCTGTCTGGGGAACCCTTCAGGCCGGGCTCGCCTTCGTGCTGCTGCTCACAGGCGGCATCAAGGCATTGCAGACATCATCCATAACAGCGGCGGCGCCCTTTTCCATTATTACTGTCGTCGCCTGCTGGTGCCTGTGGACAGCCTTGAACAAAGACTTCCCCAAAGGGGTGGAAGTTCGCTAA